The Salvelinus sp. IW2-2015 unplaced genomic scaffold, ASM291031v2 Un_scaffold1553, whole genome shotgun sequence genome includes a region encoding these proteins:
- the LOC139024476 gene encoding epoxide hydrolase 1-like, whose product MSPPAGCGLNDSPVGLAAYILEKFSTWTDFNNRDLEDGGLERKFTLDDLLTNIMIYWTTGSIVSSMRFYKENLKTNIDNRLDNNTGVYVPTGLAAFPNELMHVPQSWARDRFRNIYSYSYMPRGGHFAAFEEPQLLADDLLQFVKKVEKL is encoded by the exons TGTGGACTGAATGACTCTCCAGTAGGCCTGGCTGCTTACATACTGGAGAAGTTTTCCACCTGGACTGACTTCAACAACAGGGACTTGGAAGATGGGGGGCTGGAGAG GAAGTTCACCCTGGACGACCTGCTGACCAACATCATGATCTACTGGACCACCGGCTCCATCGTGTCCTCCATGAGGTTCTACAAGGAGAACTTAAAGACCAACATTGACAACAGACTGGATAATAA TACGGGGGTGTATGTGCCTACAGGCCTGGCCGCGTTTCCCAACGAGCTAATGCACGTGCCCCAGTCGTGGGCCAGAGACAGGTTCAGGAACATCTACTCCTACTCTTACATGCCCCGAGGAGGCCACTTCGCTGCCTTTGAGGAGCCACAGCTCCTGGCTGACGACCTGCTGCAGTTTGTGAAGAAGGTGGAGAAGTTGTAG